Genomic DNA from Armatimonadota bacterium:
GAGCACCCGGATGACCTCCATTTCACAGAAGGTTTCGGGGCGCGGCTTGCCCGCGGGATAGCCGAGCATGAAATAGGCCTGGCCGACGGGCGCCTGGCGCAACTGGAGCGCCGAGCGCTCCAGCGGTTCCACAGGGGGCGCCGCGATCGCCGGCACCGGCGCCCCTCGCCAGTCGCCGAAAGCGTGTCGCACCGCCGCCAGCGCGGCGTCGCGGGCAATGCCGCCCGCGACGGCGATGATGGTATTGCCGGGCGCGTAGTGTCGCTGGTGGAACCCCACCAGGTCGGCGCGCGTTATCACCGCCAGCGAGTCCTCGGTGCCCTGGATGGGTACGGAATAGGGGTGTCCCTCGAACAACCCCTGGCGCACCAGTTGCGCTGCCGTCTGCAACGGGTCTGCGCGCAGGGATCGCAGATGCCGGCGCGCGACCTCGCGCTGCGTCTCGAGCTCTTGCGCGGGGAAGACGGGGCGACGCACGACCTCGGCGAGCAGCGCCATCGCCCGCTCCAGGTCCTGGCTCAGGCAGACGACGTACGCCTCGACGTAGTCCAGCCCGAGACCGGTGTCAAAGTCCGCGCCCAGGTCGTCGAGGGCCGCCGCCAGGTCGTCGCCGGACATGTTCTCGCTGCCCCGCGCCAGGGTCTGCTGCACCAGCTGGCGCAGGCCGGCCTTGCCTGGCGGCTCGTCCAGCGCCGACGCCTTGATCAAGACCTCCACTGCGACCACGCTGCCCGTAGCGGCGGGGCTGGTGATCACCACCAGGCCGTTGTCAAGCACCTCCTTCGCTGCGGCGCCCATGCCCGGCGCGCTCGCAACGAGGAGCACCGCCGCCGCGAGCACGGACCTCAGCACCGGCCCCGCGAGCGCTCGCAGCCGCCGGCTCATCGGTCAGCTCCCTGGACGCGCACCACCTCGGGCGTGTCGGCGGGCGCCACCGACGGGGCGATCGCCACCCACACCGCCCGCTCCGGGTCGAGGTGCTTGCGCGCGGCCGCCAGCACCTCGGCCGCCGTCAGCGAGCGCACCTGGTCGAGATAGGCGACGGCGAACTCGTAGGTCGCTATCGCCTCGTAGAACCCCAGCGTTGCCGCTTGGTCTTCCACGGTCTCGTTGGCGAAGACGTAACTGTAGGCCAGCCGCCGCTGCGCTTTGGCGAACTCGCCGTCAGTGACAGGCTCCCGCCGCAGCCGCAGGATCTCGCCCGCGAGCGCACGCCGCGCTTGCGCCAGGCGTTGCGGGGCGCAGGTGGCGCGGATGGCGAACAGCCCCGGCATCTCCTGGGTCAGGAAGTCGGCGCTCACCTCGTCCGCGATACCCGTCTC
This window encodes:
- a CDS encoding pitrilysin family protein, with product MSRRLRALAGPVLRSVLAAAVLLVASAPGMGAAAKEVLDNGLVVITSPAATGSVVAVEVLIKASALDEPPGKAGLRQLVQQTLARGSENMSGDDLAAALDDLGADFDTGLGLDYVEAYVVCLSQDLERAMALLAEVVRRPVFPAQELETQREVARRHLRSLRADPLQTAAQLVRQGLFEGHPYSVPIQGTEDSLAVITRADLVGFHQRHYAPGNTIIAVAGGIARDAALAAVRHAFGDWRGAPVPAIAAPPVEPLERSALQLRQAPVGQAYFMLGYPAGKPRPETFCEMEVIRVLLGRGMGARLFGALRDRAAVAYEAEASYVALAHGGYLAAYVATAPRDLDHTKQLTRAEFERLRDEPVAASELERARQSAVGAHALAHQKTKDRAFHLAWYEAIGLGCDFDARYAGAITSVTAERVQAAARAHFNHYCLGLVLPGR